One Roseimaritima multifibrata DNA window includes the following coding sequences:
- a CDS encoding 2-oxoglutarate dehydrogenase E1 component, with protein MNTYSLDYIDDLYAQFVKDPTTVSETWRQYFEQFLIANGEDVEPGAGAGAEVAATNGQMPDGLAGPVSGSQYYANVQDRVDQLVREYRVRGHLIAQLDPLGISRPACPELNPEVYGLTEGDLVRPFDGSSVHKSNACRSIGEVLERLRSTYCRSIGAQFMHIDNRNIRDWLQRRMEMTQNRLELSHDVQRRIYARLADASIFEEFVRRKFVGAKTFSLEGAESLIPMLDLALEKASQHKVREVVLAMAHRGRLNVLANIMKKRAMNIFWSFEDPRPELNRGRGDVRYHLGYSSDWKTASGDTVHISLCFNPSHLEFVNTVALGRCRSKQDRRSDDPRKEVMTVLIHGDAAFAGEGIVQETLNLSQLNGYKTGGTLHVVINNQVGFTTEPDQGRSTTYATDIAKMLQVPIFHVNGEDPEAVAQVVSLAMDFRKEFRRDVVVDLYCYRRWGHNEGDEPRFTQPRLYSEIDRRKSVRDNYLSRLLKLGQMSVAEAQQIQTDRTEKLESEFEASNVSEFVPDVQTLGGTWTDYYGGPEPDGGWAETGVDQTALSGLIDSLTRLPEGFSAHKKLKRPMKHRREMAEGKRPLDWAAAEAAAFATLLAEGHRLRLSGQDCQRGTFSHRHAVLHDGKTGETYTPLANLPGVSTPVELINSPLSEAGVLGFEYGYSLDCPEGLVIWEAQFGDFWNVAQVIIDQFVASAEDKWKRLSGLVMFLPHGFEGQGPEHCSARVERFLAMAAEHNIQVCQPSTPVQFFHLLRRQVKRQWRKPLVVLTPKSLLRHPKVNSPLESFTTGGFHKILPETEIAPQETERVLLCTGKVYYDLLERRQQLEAKNVSIVRVEQLYPLTDEELMASLSEYSTGCDLLWVQEEPLNMGAWPYLKFNYGDAIGERFKLRCLTRAESASPSTGSHSAHKLEQEDLLQAAFEGL; from the coding sequence ATGAATACATATAGCCTGGACTACATCGACGATCTGTACGCTCAGTTTGTAAAGGATCCGACCACTGTTTCGGAGACTTGGCGTCAGTATTTTGAGCAATTCTTGATCGCCAATGGCGAAGATGTTGAACCTGGTGCTGGGGCCGGTGCGGAGGTCGCAGCAACCAATGGGCAAATGCCAGATGGTTTGGCCGGACCGGTCTCGGGAAGTCAGTATTACGCCAACGTTCAGGATCGAGTCGATCAGTTGGTGCGTGAATACCGTGTCCGCGGGCATCTGATTGCTCAGTTGGACCCGTTGGGGATCTCTCGTCCTGCCTGTCCTGAATTGAATCCGGAGGTCTATGGGCTGACTGAAGGGGATTTGGTTCGTCCCTTCGATGGATCGAGCGTTCATAAATCGAACGCGTGCCGAAGTATCGGCGAGGTGCTGGAGCGTTTGCGGAGCACCTACTGCCGCAGTATCGGTGCTCAGTTCATGCATATCGACAATCGCAATATTCGCGATTGGCTGCAGCGTCGCATGGAGATGACTCAGAACCGTCTGGAGCTCTCTCATGATGTTCAACGCCGGATTTATGCGCGACTGGCCGATGCGTCGATCTTTGAGGAATTCGTACGCCGCAAATTCGTCGGAGCAAAGACCTTCTCCCTTGAAGGTGCTGAAAGTCTGATCCCGATGCTTGACTTGGCTTTGGAGAAAGCAAGCCAGCATAAGGTTCGTGAAGTTGTGCTAGCGATGGCCCACCGAGGGCGATTGAATGTGCTTGCCAATATCATGAAAAAACGGGCGATGAATATTTTCTGGTCCTTCGAGGATCCTCGCCCTGAATTGAATCGCGGTCGCGGCGACGTTCGTTATCACCTGGGGTACAGTAGCGATTGGAAAACCGCATCGGGCGATACGGTTCATATCTCGCTGTGCTTCAATCCAAGCCACCTGGAATTCGTCAATACGGTCGCGTTAGGACGCTGTCGCAGTAAGCAGGATCGACGTTCCGACGACCCGCGGAAAGAGGTGATGACCGTCTTGATCCATGGGGACGCCGCATTCGCTGGCGAGGGGATCGTGCAGGAAACGCTCAATCTTAGTCAGTTGAATGGCTATAAGACGGGTGGCACATTGCATGTCGTGATCAACAATCAGGTTGGGTTCACCACCGAACCGGATCAGGGCCGCAGTACGACTTACGCAACCGATATCGCCAAGATGCTGCAGGTTCCGATTTTTCACGTCAATGGTGAAGATCCTGAAGCGGTCGCTCAGGTGGTTTCGCTGGCGATGGATTTCCGCAAAGAATTCCGTCGTGACGTGGTTGTCGACCTCTACTGTTATCGTCGTTGGGGGCACAACGAAGGGGACGAACCTCGCTTCACACAGCCTCGTCTGTACAGTGAAATCGATCGCCGCAAAAGTGTTCGGGATAACTACCTCAGTCGGCTGTTGAAACTGGGGCAGATGTCGGTCGCAGAGGCTCAGCAGATTCAAACCGATCGCACGGAAAAACTGGAAAGCGAATTCGAAGCGAGTAACGTTTCGGAATTTGTGCCAGACGTACAGACTTTGGGTGGAACCTGGACAGACTACTATGGCGGTCCAGAACCGGATGGTGGCTGGGCGGAAACCGGCGTGGATCAAACCGCTTTGAGTGGATTGATCGATAGTTTGACTCGCTTGCCAGAAGGTTTTTCGGCTCATAAAAAGCTGAAACGCCCGATGAAGCATCGACGCGAAATGGCAGAGGGCAAACGTCCTCTCGACTGGGCCGCAGCCGAAGCGGCTGCCTTTGCAACCCTGTTGGCGGAAGGTCATCGCTTGCGTTTGAGCGGGCAGGATTGCCAACGCGGTACTTTCAGTCATCGCCATGCGGTCCTGCACGATGGTAAGACCGGGGAAACCTATACGCCGCTTGCCAACCTTCCGGGAGTCTCGACGCCCGTGGAATTGATTAACAGCCCGCTTAGCGAAGCCGGGGTGTTAGGGTTTGAGTATGGCTACTCGCTTGATTGCCCTGAAGGTTTGGTTATCTGGGAAGCCCAGTTCGGGGATTTCTGGAACGTTGCACAGGTCATTATCGACCAGTTTGTCGCTAGTGCCGAGGATAAGTGGAAGCGTCTGAGTGGGCTGGTTATGTTCCTGCCACACGGTTTCGAGGGTCAGGGGCCCGAGCACTGTAGTGCTCGCGTGGAACGCTTCCTCGCAATGGCGGCGGAGCACAATATTCAAGTCTGTCAGCCCTCCACTCCGGTCCAGTTCTTCCACCTTCTGCGTCGCCAGGTGAAGCGTCAGTGGCGAAAGCCGTTGGTCGTTCTGACTCCGAAAAGTTTGCTCCGGCATCCGAAGGTGAACAGCCCGCTGGAATCCTTCACAACTGGTGGGTTCCATAAGATCCTTCCGGAAACCGAGATCGCTCCGCAGGAAACCGAACGCGTCTTGCTGTGTACCGGTAAGGTCTATTACGACCTGCTGGAACGCCGTCAGCAGTTGGAAGCGAAAAACGTTTCAATCGTTCGAGTTGAACAGTTGTATCCGCTGACCGACGAAGAGTTGATGGCGTCGCTTTCGGAGTATTCAACCGGATGTGACTTGCTTTGGGTGCAAGAAGAGCCGCTCAATATGGGAGCATGGCCGTACTTGAAGTTCAACTATGGCGATGCCATCGGAGAACGCTTTAAGTTGCGTTGCCTGACTCGAGCCGAATCAGCCAGCCCAAGTACCGGAAGCCACAGTGCTCACAAGCTAGAACAAGAAGATCTGCTGCAGGCCGCATTCGAAGGCCTGTAG
- a CDS encoding ribonuclease D: protein MVEFYLASYSQGCDSAIPFPTPDQATVRHESIQTGEELERFCEQIAQESWVGFDTEFVSEDRYRPQLCLLQIAAGDRLAVVDPLTMPETQPFWDLISTPGRTVIAHAAREEIRFCYRFTGKPIAGLFDVQLAAGFVGMEYPASLGTLVSKLEGKTLPKGESRTNWRHRPLSDHQILYALQDVTELRSMQQKLSKKVDNLQRSEWLGEELDALQQTVIDGEQRENWRRVSGMSGLTPRQMEIVRQVWLWREDRAEESDQPPRRVLRDDLVIELAKRQTDNIERIRSLRGMERRNLVPHFEALSEAIRIALEMREEDLPKRPRSNRKKYANMLSQFLSMSIACVCRKHQMAPSIVGNMDNVRELLAYELDGDGKDSEASLPYLLRGWRSEVVGKSFRDLLSGDLAIRVADRNADVPLEFIDT from the coding sequence ATGGTCGAATTCTACTTGGCAAGCTACAGTCAGGGCTGCGATTCCGCTATCCCTTTCCCCACTCCCGATCAGGCCACCGTGCGACACGAATCCATTCAGACCGGTGAAGAACTGGAACGGTTCTGCGAACAAATCGCCCAGGAATCATGGGTCGGGTTTGACACGGAATTTGTTTCAGAAGACCGCTATCGTCCTCAATTATGTTTGCTGCAAATTGCAGCGGGCGACCGCTTGGCGGTCGTCGACCCCCTGACGATGCCAGAAACTCAACCCTTCTGGGACTTGATCAGCACCCCCGGCCGAACGGTGATCGCCCACGCGGCCCGCGAAGAAATTCGCTTCTGCTACCGCTTCACCGGCAAACCGATCGCAGGCCTGTTTGACGTCCAATTGGCTGCCGGTTTCGTCGGCATGGAATACCCCGCTTCACTAGGAACGTTGGTATCCAAACTAGAGGGAAAAACGCTTCCCAAAGGCGAATCACGCACGAACTGGCGCCATCGCCCCCTAAGCGACCACCAAATCTTATACGCCCTGCAAGACGTAACCGAACTACGTTCGATGCAGCAAAAACTTTCGAAAAAAGTCGATAACCTCCAGCGCAGTGAGTGGCTGGGCGAAGAACTGGATGCACTGCAGCAAACCGTCATCGATGGCGAACAACGCGAGAACTGGCGACGAGTCAGCGGCATGTCGGGCCTGACACCGCGACAGATGGAAATCGTGCGACAGGTCTGGCTGTGGCGTGAAGACCGAGCCGAAGAGTCTGACCAACCGCCACGGCGAGTCCTTCGCGACGACCTAGTCATTGAGCTTGCCAAACGTCAGACCGACAACATTGAACGCATTCGCTCATTGCGAGGGATGGAACGCCGCAACTTGGTCCCTCACTTCGAGGCCCTTTCCGAAGCGATTCGGATCGCTCTAGAAATGCGTGAAGAGGATCTTCCCAAACGGCCGCGGAGCAATCGAAAAAAATACGCCAACATGCTCTCGCAGTTTCTCTCCATGTCGATTGCCTGCGTCTGCCGCAAGCACCAAATGGCACCCTCGATCGTCGGCAACATGGACAACGTCCGTGAACTGCTGGCCTACGAACTGGACGGCGACGGCAAAGACTCCGAAGCCTCGCTGCCCTACCTGCTGCGGGGCTGGCGAAGCGAGGTTGTCGGAAAATCCTTCCGAGACCTACTGAGCGGAGACCTAGCGATCCGAGTCGCCGACCGAAACGCCGATGTGCCGCTCGAGTTCATCGACACCTAA
- a CDS encoding (5-formylfuran-3-yl)methyl phosphate synthase has protein sequence MDASSLSLGRARASSDFLGLLVSVTTLEEAALAAGQGVAVVDIKDPGKGALGGADPVLWDQVASRLPAKVRLSAALGEAIESTSAERLPSRFQFAKAGPGGSGNLAALVRRWSKIRKSLPAATEFVGVAYADFVSANAPSPEEVFQAAVSEGLRWVLVDTFTKDGRSTCEHLGRDRLQALDDLAAGAGVSYVLAGSLKLNSLPSLVGLRHRLIGLRGAVCDHGRTGQLSQAKIQQWQTAIESIRTKGHDASI, from the coding sequence GTGGATGCATCTTCTTTGTCGCTTGGTAGGGCTCGTGCCAGTTCGGATTTTCTTGGTCTGTTAGTCAGCGTGACAACTTTGGAAGAGGCTGCTTTGGCGGCCGGCCAAGGAGTCGCTGTGGTCGATATCAAGGATCCAGGTAAGGGAGCACTGGGGGGAGCCGATCCCGTGCTCTGGGATCAGGTCGCCAGTCGATTGCCCGCAAAGGTGCGGCTCTCCGCAGCCCTCGGCGAGGCGATTGAATCCACGTCGGCCGAACGGTTGCCGTCAAGGTTTCAGTTCGCCAAGGCGGGGCCCGGCGGTTCGGGGAATTTAGCCGCGTTGGTTCGCCGCTGGAGCAAAATTCGTAAGTCGCTGCCCGCAGCAACCGAGTTTGTCGGGGTCGCTTATGCCGATTTCGTTTCCGCGAACGCGCCTTCGCCAGAAGAAGTTTTTCAGGCGGCGGTGTCCGAGGGGCTGCGATGGGTTTTAGTCGACACGTTTACCAAAGATGGACGATCCACTTGCGAACACCTGGGGCGGGACCGCTTGCAAGCACTCGATGATTTGGCTGCTGGAGCGGGGGTAAGTTATGTTCTGGCGGGTTCGCTAAAATTGAATAGTTTGCCGTCCCTTGTTGGTTTGCGGCACCGTTTGATCGGTCTGAGAGGGGCCGTCTGCGATCACGGACGGACCGGCCAGCTTTCGCAGGCGAAGATCCAGCAGTGGCAAACCGCTATCGAATCCATCCGAACGAAGGGCCACGATGCCAGCATCTAA
- a CDS encoding DUF456 domain-containing protein codes for MPASNSEFLLAAWNLAPLGAFLAALSLIVFCVFAWALNLIALPGNWIAVLAVALYAWLGPVESRAGVGMACVVIAFGFALLGELFEFFAAAAGVQRAGASRRATFFAIVGSVGGALLGAVVALPIPVVGPVVGAVLFGGVGALAGAMFAEWTNGRPWKENWRIGQAAFWGRTIGTAGKMLAGLGVILTATISVCL; via the coding sequence ATGCCAGCATCTAATTCCGAATTCCTGCTGGCGGCTTGGAATCTAGCGCCGCTGGGAGCCTTTTTAGCCGCGCTGTCGCTGATCGTTTTTTGCGTGTTCGCTTGGGCATTGAATTTGATTGCATTGCCAGGCAACTGGATTGCGGTTCTCGCCGTCGCCTTGTATGCCTGGTTGGGGCCCGTGGAAAGTCGTGCCGGTGTGGGGATGGCATGTGTGGTGATCGCGTTCGGGTTCGCGCTGCTGGGGGAGCTATTTGAATTCTTTGCCGCCGCCGCAGGGGTCCAGCGTGCAGGAGCCAGTCGGCGGGCTACCTTCTTTGCGATTGTTGGCTCTGTTGGCGGAGCCCTTTTGGGGGCCGTTGTCGCACTGCCCATTCCTGTGGTGGGACCGGTCGTGGGGGCCGTTTTGTTTGGCGGAGTCGGAGCCCTTGCCGGTGCGATGTTTGCCGAATGGACAAACGGTCGGCCTTGGAAAGAAAATTGGCGGATTGGGCAGGCGGCATTTTGGGGCAGGACCATCGGAACCGCTGGAAAGATGCTGGCCGGTTTAGGCGTGATCCTGACCGCCACGATTTCCGTCTGTCTGTAG
- the dnaG gene encoding DNA primase: MSLHADFDLKERVRAAVDIVDVIGQTLELRPQGRNFVGLCPFHADKRPSFTVNPARQSWKCWPCDRGGDVFSFVQQRDGVSFPEALRTLAERAGIEMPTHGGPPVEPGGPRDKATLLAAMKFAVTAFSECLQNPDSKEAAAARAYMAKRGINEESRQQFQIGYAPDDFKWLVSKGVEAGFSHEVLEAAGLALRKDTNRPPYSRFRGRLIFPIFDLQDRAISAGGRVLPSDDPQKSGGAKYINGPETLLFSKSHQLYGLNLARPAVMQSREILVMEGYTDVIAARQAGIEPVVAVLGTALGEGHLRIIKRFADRVVLVLDGDDAGRRRADEVLELFIHADLDLRVLTLPDNSDPADFIQAEGREVFEKKVADAPDAIEHKLATLLNGVDVTTDTHRATAAMETMLSILAKAPSRQGDLRGEQILLRLSRVFSTSKELLAARLKQLRLEQSKRKRYRSSQPSAETPGRASQGKPVSQSRSVAPAPRSMPKDFDPNNAFLELGSDEFGEGSYGEEPVGFGTAMPVAPSYSSGHSSNYSSQPSVSPEKPKWEPIVGIDRELFEILIEEPQWAPLAIEAIAPDDLQTESAREILAAYQELDLAGRDLDVQSLLLMLEVEPLRKMIVTMDENVKKRVGELTRTPEQRYHDVQDRYQQKQWNVKRQQHIQSLRSNEMSADAETKLLQDLFEGEKARKGLLYRPVVEPVKSAAASTQPPSQQTASGSTESEAPE; this comes from the coding sequence ATGTCCTTACACGCGGACTTCGACCTGAAAGAGCGAGTGCGCGCCGCCGTTGACATTGTTGATGTCATCGGTCAGACGCTTGAGCTGCGCCCGCAGGGTCGCAATTTCGTTGGCCTGTGTCCTTTCCATGCGGACAAGCGACCTTCTTTCACCGTGAACCCCGCACGCCAATCGTGGAAGTGCTGGCCGTGCGATCGTGGTGGAGACGTCTTTTCGTTTGTTCAGCAACGTGATGGAGTCTCTTTCCCGGAAGCCTTGCGGACTCTGGCAGAACGCGCTGGAATCGAAATGCCGACGCACGGTGGACCGCCGGTCGAACCGGGTGGCCCGCGTGACAAAGCGACTCTACTGGCAGCGATGAAGTTTGCGGTTACCGCGTTTTCTGAATGCTTGCAGAACCCTGATTCAAAAGAAGCTGCCGCGGCTCGTGCCTATATGGCCAAACGCGGTATCAACGAGGAAAGCCGTCAGCAGTTTCAGATCGGTTATGCCCCAGATGATTTTAAGTGGCTGGTCAGTAAGGGCGTGGAGGCAGGTTTCTCGCACGAGGTCCTGGAGGCCGCTGGGTTAGCGCTTCGTAAAGATACAAACCGCCCTCCTTACTCTCGTTTTCGAGGTCGCTTGATTTTTCCGATCTTTGATCTGCAAGATCGAGCTATCTCCGCAGGTGGGCGTGTTCTGCCGAGTGATGATCCGCAGAAGTCCGGCGGGGCCAAGTACATCAATGGTCCGGAGACATTGCTGTTCTCCAAATCGCATCAGCTGTATGGATTGAATCTGGCGCGACCCGCTGTGATGCAGTCTCGCGAAATTTTGGTGATGGAAGGTTACACCGATGTGATCGCCGCTCGCCAAGCCGGAATCGAACCGGTGGTTGCTGTGCTGGGAACGGCTCTTGGTGAAGGGCACCTGCGTATCATCAAACGTTTTGCCGATCGTGTTGTTTTGGTGTTGGATGGAGATGACGCCGGGCGTCGCCGGGCGGACGAAGTTCTTGAACTGTTCATTCATGCTGATTTGGACCTGCGTGTTCTAACGCTTCCTGATAACTCCGATCCTGCCGACTTTATTCAGGCAGAAGGTCGTGAGGTATTTGAGAAAAAAGTTGCCGACGCTCCCGACGCAATCGAGCATAAACTTGCCACGCTGTTGAACGGAGTGGATGTCACCACCGACACTCATCGTGCAACGGCTGCGATGGAAACCATGTTGTCGATTTTGGCGAAAGCCCCCAGTCGGCAAGGAGATTTGCGAGGCGAACAAATCTTGCTGCGTCTGTCGCGGGTCTTTAGTACTTCCAAGGAATTGCTTGCTGCACGACTGAAGCAGTTGCGATTGGAGCAATCGAAACGCAAGCGTTATCGCAGTTCGCAGCCGTCGGCGGAAACTCCCGGAAGAGCATCGCAAGGAAAGCCTGTTTCGCAGTCGCGCAGCGTTGCACCGGCGCCGCGTTCGATGCCCAAAGACTTTGATCCTAATAACGCATTTTTAGAACTTGGCTCGGATGAATTTGGTGAAGGCAGTTATGGCGAAGAGCCGGTCGGGTTTGGCACTGCGATGCCCGTTGCCCCGTCGTATTCCTCTGGTCACTCATCGAATTATTCGTCGCAACCAAGTGTCTCACCCGAGAAACCAAAGTGGGAGCCCATTGTTGGGATCGATCGGGAGTTGTTCGAAATTTTGATCGAAGAGCCGCAGTGGGCGCCGCTTGCGATCGAAGCGATTGCACCGGATGACCTGCAAACCGAATCGGCTCGAGAAATTCTGGCCGCTTATCAAGAACTGGACTTGGCGGGCCGCGACCTAGACGTACAATCTTTGCTGTTGATGTTAGAAGTCGAGCCGCTTCGGAAAATGATCGTCACGATGGACGAGAATGTTAAGAAACGAGTGGGCGAGCTGACTCGGACTCCTGAGCAACGTTATCATGACGTGCAGGATCGCTATCAACAAAAACAATGGAATGTTAAACGCCAACAACACATTCAATCGCTTCGGTCGAATGAGATGTCTGCGGATGCAGAAACGAAGTTGTTGCAAGATCTTTTTGAAGGTGAGAAAGCACGCAAAGGATTGCTGTATCGTCCTGTCGTAGAGCCCGTAAAATCTGCGGCCGCGTCGACTCAGCCCCCTTCGCAGCAAACCGCTTCGGGTTCAACGGAATCTGAAGCTCCAGAGTGA
- a CDS encoding sigma-70 family RNA polymerase sigma factor, with protein sequence MQLMDSDLKTLVVLGKEQGWLTYDQVNAYLPDEDTNPEKLDNLLLAIESTGIELVEKAPDAEGVVPKQAAELSDMISSELPKASDDPIRMYLSQMAEIPLLTREEEISLAKKIEITRRRFRRAILETDYALRATLDCLHKVHAGQLPFDRTIKVSLTEQLTKEQISARMPHNLQTLDVLVRQNKQDFAVLVRRSACSEQRTAARSRFIASRRKCLQLVEELSLRSRRVVPLMQQLEEISGRMTFIRQRLQELGFDSVSEDERADLTQELRELIVLTQESPTSLANRCARFRKHFNDHEAVKRQLSSGNLRLVVSIAKKYRNRGLSFLDLIQEGNTGLMRAVDKYEYRRGFKFSTYATWWIRQAITRAIADQARTIRIPVHMIDVLSKLRQAQKRLTQELRREPTYEEISESTEVAVEEVRRVMDIGRHPVSLDRPVGEGEDSSFGEFIEDGDHDNPVRTAGNGILRQKIDDLLKTLTFREREIIRLRYGLVDGYSYTLEEVGRIFKVTRERVRQIEAKAVKKLQSPNRSDRLSGFLKAA encoded by the coding sequence TTGCAATTAATGGATTCGGATCTAAAAACGTTGGTAGTGCTCGGTAAAGAGCAAGGCTGGCTGACCTATGATCAAGTCAATGCCTACCTTCCTGACGAAGACACCAATCCCGAAAAACTAGATAACCTATTATTGGCTATCGAATCAACGGGAATCGAACTGGTCGAGAAAGCTCCGGATGCCGAGGGAGTCGTTCCCAAGCAGGCTGCTGAACTGTCGGACATGATCTCCAGCGAATTGCCAAAAGCAAGTGACGATCCGATTCGGATGTACTTGAGCCAGATGGCTGAAATTCCTTTGCTGACCCGCGAAGAAGAAATTTCACTTGCTAAGAAAATTGAAATCACCCGCCGCCGCTTTCGTCGCGCCATCCTTGAAACCGACTATGCCCTCCGTGCGACCCTAGACTGCCTGCACAAAGTCCACGCAGGTCAGTTGCCTTTTGACCGGACCATCAAGGTCTCGTTGACCGAGCAGTTGACGAAGGAACAGATCAGTGCACGGATGCCACACAACCTGCAAACTTTGGATGTGTTGGTTCGTCAAAACAAACAAGACTTTGCCGTATTGGTTCGCCGAAGTGCTTGCAGCGAACAGCGGACTGCCGCGCGTAGCCGCTTCATCGCCTCTCGGCGAAAATGTTTGCAGTTGGTGGAAGAGCTTAGTCTTCGCAGTCGGCGGGTCGTTCCGTTGATGCAGCAGTTGGAAGAAATTTCCGGACGCATGACTTTCATTCGTCAACGTCTGCAAGAACTCGGTTTCGATAGTGTCAGTGAAGACGAGCGAGCCGATCTGACTCAAGAGCTTCGCGAGCTGATCGTGCTGACTCAGGAAAGTCCGACCAGTCTGGCCAATCGTTGCGCCCGATTCCGAAAGCATTTTAATGATCACGAAGCCGTTAAGCGTCAGCTCAGTAGCGGCAACCTGCGGTTGGTCGTTTCGATTGCAAAGAAATACCGCAACCGCGGCCTTTCGTTCTTGGATTTGATCCAAGAGGGAAACACTGGCTTGATGCGAGCGGTTGACAAATACGAATATCGTCGCGGGTTTAAGTTCAGCACCTACGCGACTTGGTGGATTCGCCAGGCCATCACTCGGGCGATTGCCGATCAAGCTCGTACCATTCGAATTCCTGTTCACATGATCGATGTCCTGAGCAAGCTTCGCCAGGCTCAGAAACGTCTGACTCAAGAATTACGTCGCGAGCCAACCTACGAAGAAATTTCTGAATCGACGGAAGTGGCTGTGGAAGAGGTTCGTCGCGTGATGGATATCGGCCGGCATCCTGTCAGCCTGGATCGTCCTGTCGGAGAAGGTGAAGACAGCAGTTTTGGCGAGTTCATCGAAGATGGTGATCACGACAATCCTGTGCGGACCGCCGGTAATGGCATCCTGCGTCAGAAAATCGATGACCTTCTTAAGACCCTTACGTTCCGTGAGCGTGAAATCATTCGTCTGCGATACGGTCTGGTCGACGGATACAGCTATACCTTGGAAGAGGTCGGGCGCATCTTTAAAGTGACCCGTGAGCGTGTTCGCCAGATTGAAGCCAAGGCCGTCAAAAAACTGCAAAGCCCAAATCGAAGCGATCGATTGTCCGGTTTCTTGAAGGCCGCATAG
- a CDS encoding putative molybdenum carrier protein encodes MVGPQFTPERSSESFCPTHIVSGGQTGVDRAGLEAAIALGLSHGGWCPRGRLAEDGVVPSRFELQENDSDDYTVRTEQNVVDSDATLILYEIQLKGGTRLTQRLARRWDRPVLCIQIDQPWSIQTARDWLLQHQPERLNVAGPRESSAPGIQERAMQALLRILEQQPHATEH; translated from the coding sequence ATGGTCGGCCCACAATTTACACCGGAACGAAGCTCCGAATCATTTTGCCCCACCCATATCGTCTCGGGCGGGCAAACGGGTGTCGATCGAGCGGGCCTAGAAGCGGCGATCGCACTCGGCCTATCGCACGGCGGATGGTGCCCAAGAGGCCGACTAGCTGAAGACGGCGTCGTTCCTTCACGATTCGAACTGCAAGAAAACGACAGCGACGACTACACGGTGCGGACCGAACAAAACGTTGTCGACAGCGACGCGACGCTGATCCTCTACGAAATTCAACTAAAAGGCGGAACGCGTTTAACCCAGCGGCTCGCAAGACGCTGGGACCGACCGGTACTGTGCATACAAATCGATCAACCATGGTCGATTCAAACCGCCCGCGACTGGTTACTTCAACATCAGCCCGAAAGGCTCAACGTCGCTGGCCCCCGTGAGAGCTCTGCCCCTGGAATCCAAGAGCGAGCGATGCAGGCATTGCTTAGAATTCTTGAACAGCAACCCCATGCTACTGAACACTGA